In Acanthopagrus latus isolate v.2019 chromosome 16, fAcaLat1.1, whole genome shotgun sequence, one DNA window encodes the following:
- the nkx2.1 gene encoding homeobox protein Nkx-2.1 → MSMSPKHTTPFSVSDILSPLEESYKKVSMENNNLGAPLSSYRQPQVSQAAMQQHHMGHNGTVSAAYHMTAAGVSQLSHTAMGGYCNGNLGNMGDLPSYQDGMRGSTTATGWYGANPDPRFSTISRFMGSSSGMNMGSMGSLSSLADVGKGMGSLSSTPRRKRRVLFSQAQVYELERRFKQQKYLSAPEREHLASMIHLTPTQVKIWFQNHRYKMKRQAKDKVSQQQMQQDSGSCQQQQQQQSPRRVAVPVLVKDGKPCQGSGHTPTSSAQNHHQQGGNVMIMSNNTSGLGQHQSQQVGSTGHSPDLAPHSSSPPSLQSQVAGLSHLNSPGAEYGSALQCSALLYGRTW, encoded by the exons ATGTCGATGAGCCCTAAGCATACGactcctttttctgtttccgATATCTTGAGTCCCCTTGAGGAGAGCTATAAGAAAGTAAGTATGGAGAATAACAACTTGGGGGCACCTCTCAGTTCTTACCGGCAGCCGCAGGTCTCTCAGGCGGCGATGCAGCAGCACCACATGGGCCATAATGGGACTGTGTCTGCGGCTTACCACATGACTGCGGCAGGTGTTTCCCAGCTGTCACACACGGCCATGGGGGGCTACTGTAACGGCAACCTGGGCAACATGGGCGACCTGCCGTCGTACCAGGACGGCATGAGGGGCAGCACCACGGCCACCGGCTGGTACGGAGCCAACCCGGACCCGCGCTTCTCCACCA TTTCTCGCTTCATGGGCTCGTCGTCGGGCATGAACATGGGCAGCATGGGCAGCCTCAGCTCCCTGGCAGACGTGGGCAAAGGCATGGGCTCCCTGTCCAGCACACCGAGGAGAAAGAGGCGAGTGCTGTTCTCCCAGGCGCAGGTCTACGAGCTGGAGCGACGCTTCAAGCAGCAGAAATACCTGTCGGCGCCCGAGAGGGAGCACCTGGCGAGTATGATCCACCTCACCCCGACCCAGGTGAAAATCTGGTTCCAGAACCACCGGTACAAGATGAAGAGGCAGGCGAAGGACAAGGTGTcccagcagcagatgcagcaggaCAGCGGCTcttgccagcagcagcagcagcagcagtccccGCGGAGGGTGGCCGTGCCGGTGCTGGTGAAGGACGGCAAGCCGTGCCAAGGCAGCGGCCACACGCCCACGTCCTCGGCGCAGAACCACCACCAGCAAGGGGGCAATGTCATGATCATGTCGAACAACACGTCCGGCCTCGGGCAGCATCAGAGCCAGCAGGTGGGGAGCACGGGGCACTCTCCAGATTTGGCGCCGCACTCGTCCAGTCCGCCGTCGCTGCAGAGCCAAGTGGCCGGCCTCTCCCACCTCAATTCCCCCGGCGCAGAGTACGGCTCGGCCCTGCAGTGCTCAGCCCTGTTATACGGCAGGACGTGGTGA